Genomic segment of Drosophila ananassae strain 14024-0371.13 chromosome 2L, ASM1763931v2, whole genome shotgun sequence:
tttcttttttatccAACCGTGCATAACCGTCATTTTTCTATACTTAGTCTACAGTCACAGGCGATCTACTCACTTCTAGTCAGTCAACTCTTAAAAATGCCCAGAAACGTTTAAAACAAAGTTTGGGAACAACAGAATCTGTTATTCCGGAATTAGATGACGAGTCGGAGGAGTCAGAGGATATGTTCGGACTAGATCCACAGATTCCAGACGCTGTATACTTCTGCTCGATCGAACCTCCCAGCATATCTTCGCAAACGGCCATGGAACAGGCTCTACGTCAGCTCCAGCGTGAGGATCCAAGTCTCCGTGTTAGTTACGATTCCGTAACTGGTCAGACAGTGCTCGGTGGGATGGGAGAGCTCCACATGGACATCATCAAGTCGCGCATTCTAAGCGAGTACAAAATTGATGTGGATCTGGGACCTCTCCAGATCGCCTACAAAGAAACCATCGAATCTCCCGCACTCACCACGCTAAGTGTAGAAAAGGAAATCGCAGGAGCCAAGCAGAATGTTAGCATTACCTTGGAACTGGTCAAGGACAAAAGCGAAATCTTTAGGTGAGTTGgggttttatttaattcttttaaagatttaattatttttcataaaagcTTAGATAAATCGCCGGAAAATATGCCCAATCTTAACACGCTGAGACCTCGAATTCTCCAGGTTCTGAAGAAGGGTGCCATTGGAGCTCTTGAGCGAGGTCCTCGGGTGGGGGGCCAGGTTGTGGACACACAGATTCGACTTCACAATGCCACTATTGGACGGGGCACGGCCGATTCGTTCGTAATGGCTACCGCAGCACAATGCGTCCAGAAAGTaacttaatattttaattttaataaataagcaAGTTAAAATGATCTCTACTTTTAGGTACTAAGCACCAGCGGGACTCGGCTGTTGGAGCCCATCATGTCCTTGCAGATTGTAGCTCCTAGTGAACGGATATCCGGCATTATGGCTGATTTATCCCGCCGCAGAGCCCAGATCAACGATGTCCTACCAAAGGGTGAACGAAACAAGGTGAGTTCTTAGTAACAGGGcagtacaaaaataataaacaaacaaataatcCTATCCTAGATGATATTGGTGAATGCTCCGTTGGCTGAACTCTCAGGATACTCGAGTGCCTTAAGGACCATCAGCTCGGGCACAGCCAGTATGACAATGCAGCCTTGTGGGTTCTCCGCCATGAACTCTGTCGATGAATCCCAGGCTGAGAGACGAGCGCAAGGCCTGGAGTGATATTCGaggaaaaataacaaactgtTAACTAGTTGTATTATAATTGGAGGACAGTAGGAAGCTTTGCATCTGTTGTCGACTtttgaacaaattattttaagccAATGGCTAGAAGATTTAAAAACTGTGCCCATGTCGGacgtgtttgttttttttgcctACTTTCAGACCTAGACCTACCTGTTGAAGAAGTTTTTCAAATTCGTGTGACAAATAAATAGATTAACCATTGGTTTTATTTTCGAATAAGTACCATGGCATACTCCACGCAAAAAAACTTCTTTCATGTTCCGTTTGGGAGCGACGGTGTCGAATTCGAGTGCATCGATGCGTGCGTTAAATTAAAGAGCTATCCGTCCACAATTGACGATCGGTCCTGGGCCGCGGACGAAGACGTCAAGTCTCAGTTTGTTGCGGATTTGGTGGCTTGCAGTTTAATTCCGAAATCAAAAACCGGTGGCCAGGGACAACCAAGAAGTGGTGACAAACCTAGTGGTGGTGGCTCTGGTAGAAGTCCATCTGGTAGCCCAGAAGATGAGTATGGGAGCGATTTGGTGGTTGGCGACAGCCTCATCAATGCCGCCGACGACACCCTCGGACGCATGCAGAGCCTGATGATCAAAAACAACATGCTCCAGAAGAAGCTGGACGATTCCAATGCCAAGCTTGAGACGGCCAATGACGAGGTTGATGATATTAAACGGATTATGGGGCAGAGGTATGATCCTGAGAAGAGCAAGGCCCTCAAGGATAAGATAAAAGAACTTGCAGACGACGGAAAGATCACTCCAAAGGACGAAAAAGAACTCAATGACTTGCAAGCGTCCATTGATGATATGAATAAGGCCCATGACATCCTCGCAGCCGAGAACGCCAACCTAAAGCGGCTAATCGAAAAGCAATCCTTGCGCTGTAAGCTGGAAGGCGTTCAGGTCGACCCCGAAAAGAGCAGCGACGTCCCCTATCTGCAGCAGAAGGTCGATGATCTGGGCAAAGAGGTGGCTCTACTTCGCAAGATGGAGGACGACTATTTGAAAAAATGTGCCACGAGTTGCGGAAGAGGAGGGTCTCCGGGGAGTGGAGGCGGCGGTAGtggtgggggtggtggtggtccACCCAGTAAAGGTGCCTTCTCCCCAGATAAGGATGCTGAGAATATCAAAAAAATTCTGGCGGAACGTGATGCTTTGAGAAAGAAGCTCAAAAACCTGGAGGACATTGGCGACAAGGTGAGTCTACTGGAGGAGAAGGCTTGTGAGGCTGAGCAAATTTCCGGGGAGCTGGAGAACAGCCTTCAGGAACAGAACGCGTGTATGTGCAGTATGCAACGCGATATGCAGGACATGCAGAGCTACTACGAAAATGAAGTGGAAAAGGCGAAGGGGAACGAGGAGATACTCAAGGTTTGTGATTAGAAAGGAAGGATATATTAAATTTGCTTATTTCTATATAACTTATATTCCTGCTAGTGCCATTGCAACCAGATGAAGCAGGAACTGGCATCCGCTAAGGCGGCCATCAAGCGGGCCGAGTGCCAGCAGATGGAGATCGATGTGCTGCGAAACGAGCTGCGGAAACGTGACATTGCCCTTAACGCCTACGACTGCCAGTACCAACAGCTAATGGTGAGTATTACGGATAAGATGCTGGCAAGGTGGGTCTAAACTTTCGTCCGATCTCCAGTTAAAAGCAAAGATGTTCAAGAATGCCGGTTATCGTTTTCTCGACGATCTGCCGCCAGACTGTTGTACTGACAGTTGCGTGGATGGTCCAGAAGAGGAGCAAACCGAAGAAAATTAAAGGCTCTAAAAGAAGACAAGTTTCAATAGTCATTGACAGAAATCCGTAGTTTCTCCATGCCATTCCCACTCTAGGTTCTCAATAGATGTATCACAAAAACTCATGAATCTAGGAAGATAAGTGTACGCAAAGGTTAGGAGTATGCATTTAGGAAAATTGACGTATTCAAATCCCAAAAtttagaaacaaaaacagtttAAATGTGattcttcaataaaattcaattttagtgtttttaaatcaaatcaaTTCAAAAGTCTTTATTTTGAAACCTATTTTATCGAAAAGTCCGTTAAAAGCTAATcgaatatatatatcggaagATTGCCTATCGCTGTTTTCACTTTAGCTCACTAGGAGCGCTGCCAAACATCTGGTTCTGCTCCCAAAAGCCTGACAACTCtgttttatataataaatataagaaaaatggATAAGTTTGCGCCGGCAAAAACATGTCTTAGGCTGCTCCAGGTGAGTTTTAAATGTAATGGTTTATGTTTAGAGTCCCCCCACTAATGGACTTTCATTGAAAGCAGGCGATGCCCGGCGTGCCCCAAGCTGCCCAGGCTGGTGCTTTGGGCGTGCTCGCAAATCCCCTCCAGAGCTTGGTTCAGATGCAGCAGGTGCGCCACCGGCAG
This window contains:
- the LOC6501631 gene encoding uncharacterized protein LOC6501631, giving the protein MAYSTQKNFFHVPFGSDGVEFECIDACVKLKSYPSTIDDRSWAADEDVKSQFVADLVACSLIPKSKTGGQGQPRSGDKPSGGGSGRSPSGSPEDEYGSDLVVGDSLINAADDTLGRMQSLMIKNNMLQKKLDDSNAKLETANDEVDDIKRIMGQRYDPEKSKALKDKIKELADDGKITPKDEKELNDLQASIDDMNKAHDILAAENANLKRLIEKQSLRCKLEGVQVDPEKSSDVPYLQQKVDDLGKEVALLRKMEDDYLKKCATSCGRGGSPGSGGGGSGGGGGGPPSKGAFSPDKDAENIKKILAERDALRKKLKNLEDIGDKVSLLEEKACEAEQISGELENSLQEQNACMCSMQRDMQDMQSYYENEVEKAKGNEEILKCHCNQMKQELASAKAAIKRAECQQMEIDVLRNELRKRDIALNAYDCQYQQLMLKAKMFKNAGYRFLDDLPPDCCTDSCVDGPEEEQTEEN